From the genome of Clostridium sp. BNL1100, one region includes:
- the dnaN gene encoding DNA polymerase III subunit beta — translation MKVICSKENLLNGINIVQKAVSTKTTLPILEGILLNAEDKFKLTGNDLEIGIECYVEADIRSTGSIVINSKIFGDIVRRLPDSEVLIEVTVNNLVVVECENSHFEIKGINPSGYPSLPVVEKENVLSLTQGDLKDMIRQTVFAVGSDENRPVLTGSLIEVKDKELVIVSIDGFRLALRRKILESDINDFSVIVPGKTLNEISKILQATDDDVAVYSSNSQVVFDAKSWRIVSRLIEGKFLNYNSLLNKDFETKVVINIKEFQSSLERASLISMNDKNSPVKLFIGNDKIVITSNADLGNVREEVKAEIEGNTLEIGYNPAFLIDALKAIDEERASVYFITTNAPCTLRPLIESNNDFAYLIQAVRI, via the coding sequence ATGAAAGTTATATGTTCTAAAGAAAATTTACTCAATGGGATTAATATAGTTCAAAAAGCCGTATCAACCAAAACTACTTTACCAATACTTGAAGGAATTCTTCTGAATGCTGAGGATAAGTTCAAGTTAACCGGTAATGATCTAGAAATCGGTATTGAATGCTATGTTGAAGCTGATATAAGAAGTACCGGGTCTATTGTTATAAATTCTAAAATATTTGGGGATATTGTAAGAAGATTACCTGATTCAGAAGTTCTTATTGAAGTTACAGTAAATAATCTAGTAGTTGTTGAATGTGAAAATTCACATTTTGAGATAAAAGGAATAAATCCATCGGGTTATCCTTCACTACCTGTTGTGGAAAAAGAGAATGTTCTATCATTGACACAAGGTGATTTAAAGGATATGATCAGACAAACCGTATTTGCTGTCGGATCTGATGAAAACAGACCTGTGTTGACCGGATCATTGATCGAAGTAAAAGATAAAGAATTAGTTATTGTATCAATAGACGGTTTCAGACTTGCTTTGAGAAGAAAAATTTTAGAAAGCGACATTAATGATTTTAGTGTTATTGTACCCGGAAAAACTTTAAACGAAATTTCTAAAATTCTTCAGGCAACTGATGATGATGTAGCTGTTTACAGTTCGAATAGTCAGGTGGTATTTGATGCAAAGTCATGGAGAATTGTTTCTCGGCTTATTGAAGGTAAATTTTTAAATTATAATAGCTTGCTTAACAAAGATTTTGAAACAAAAGTTGTTATTAATATAAAAGAATTTCAGTCAAGCCTTGAAAGAGCTTCACTTATTTCGATGAATGATAAAAATAGCCCTGTAAAGCTTTTTATAGGCAATGATAAAATTGTAATTACATCAAATGCGGATCTTGGAAATGTCCGTGAAGAAGTTAAAGCCGAGATAGAAGGAAATACTCTGGAAATAGGATATAATCCTGCTTTTTTAATTGATGCATTAAAGGCAATTGATGAAGAGAGAGCATCTGTATATTTTATTACTACAAATGCACCTTGTACTTTAAGACCGCTTATTGAAAGCAATAATGATTTTGCTTATCTGATACAAGCTGTAAGAATTTAA
- a CDS encoding DUF2508 family protein yields the protein MEISLNKALNNVVKTSEAKALASERVILLKEIEKVKGELQKAYKNFDYVNDSLMVDYYTYQIKAYETMFEFLIKKAKTMGINEL from the coding sequence ATGGAAATATCGCTTAATAAAGCATTAAACAATGTTGTAAAAACATCAGAAGCGAAAGCATTGGCCAGTGAGAGGGTTATTCTCCTAAAGGAAATAGAAAAGGTAAAAGGAGAATTGCAAAAGGCCTACAAAAATTTTGACTATGTAAATGATTCATTAATGGTTGACTACTATACATACCAGATAAAAGCGTATGAGACAATGTTTGAATTTTTGATAAAGAAGGCAAAAACCATGGGCATTAATGAATTGTAA
- a CDS encoding AAA family ATPase: MAKIIAIANQKGGVGKTTTAVNLSSCLAYKGKKVLVIDIDPQGNTTSGLGVDKKNITHSVYDVIINDEPIENTLLQTCIDSLMICPSNIQLAGAEVELVSMISRENRLKSALYYIRKEFDFIIIDCPPSLGLLTLNSLTASDTILVPIQCEYYALEGLSQLMNTVKLVQRHLNPQLEVEGVVLTMFDARTNLSIQVVEEVKKYFSNKVYRTIIPRNVRLSEAPSFGLPIILYDAKSKGAECYIDLAEEVIEYAEEVV, encoded by the coding sequence TTGGCAAAAATAATAGCCATTGCTAACCAAAAGGGTGGAGTAGGGAAAACAACAACGGCGGTAAATTTAAGTTCATGTCTGGCATACAAGGGTAAAAAGGTTTTAGTTATTGATATAGACCCCCAAGGAAATACAACAAGTGGACTTGGAGTGGACAAAAAAAACATAACACATTCGGTATATGATGTTATTATTAATGATGAACCAATTGAAAATACGCTATTACAGACATGTATCGATAGCCTAATGATATGTCCGTCAAATATACAGCTTGCCGGAGCAGAAGTTGAACTTGTATCAATGATTTCAAGAGAAAATAGGCTTAAATCAGCATTATATTACATACGCAAGGAATTTGATTTTATTATAATTGATTGTCCTCCTTCCCTGGGACTGCTTACTTTAAATTCCCTCACTGCTTCTGATACAATTTTAGTGCCTATACAATGTGAATATTATGCATTGGAAGGATTAAGTCAACTAATGAATACTGTAAAACTTGTTCAAAGACACTTAAATCCTCAGTTGGAGGTTGAAGGTGTTGTTTTGACAATGTTTGATGCACGTACTAATCTGTCAATACAAGTTGTAGAAGAGGTCAAAAAGTATTTCAGCAATAAGGTGTATAGGACAATAATTCCAAGAAACGTTAGATTAAGTGAGGCACCGAGTTTTGGTCTTCCTATTATTTTATATGATGCAAAGTCAAAGGGTGCTGAATGTTATATCGATTTGGCTGAAGAAGTTATTGAGTATGCTGAAGAGGTGGTATAG
- a CDS encoding pro-sigmaK processing inhibitor BofA family protein, whose protein sequence is MNIGKGVKKLFINIILGVILLIIINFIGSYFDFRIALNVYSALIVGVLGVPGLILLVFLQFMV, encoded by the coding sequence ATGAATATAGGAAAAGGGGTTAAAAAACTTTTCATTAATATAATTCTTGGTGTAATTTTATTAATAATTATTAATTTTATAGGTTCATATTTTGATTTCAGAATAGCATTAAATGTGTACTCTGCTTTAATAGTTGGGGTTCTTGGAGTACCCGGGTTAATACTTCTTGTTTTTTTACAGTTTATGGTGTAG
- the pssA gene encoding CDP-diacylglycerol--serine O-phosphatidyltransferase — MKNTIKHSLPNLLTFINLSLGIIALLFAIKNDMIQASLLVMVAALTDRFDGKVARMLDSTSELGKELDSLSDLISFGVAPIIIAWKISFFDLTVLGYLLAVLFPIAGAYRLARYNVTTFNNVFSGVPITIAGAFLSIVNLYNSYSIEHHNYSNINTIVTAIIIVLLSYLMVSKIQIKKR; from the coding sequence TTGAAAAACACAATAAAGCATTCTTTGCCTAACCTCCTGACATTTATAAATCTCTCGCTTGGAATTATTGCATTACTATTTGCAATAAAAAATGACATGATACAGGCATCCCTATTAGTTATGGTTGCTGCATTAACAGACAGATTTGACGGTAAGGTGGCAAGAATGTTGGATAGTACAAGTGAACTTGGTAAAGAATTGGATTCGCTTTCAGACTTAATCTCCTTTGGTGTAGCACCAATAATAATTGCCTGGAAGATAAGTTTCTTTGATTTAACGGTACTTGGGTATTTACTTGCAGTGTTGTTTCCTATTGCAGGTGCGTACAGACTGGCACGTTACAATGTAACTACATTTAACAATGTATTTTCAGGGGTTCCGATAACTATTGCAGGTGCATTTTTATCCATAGTTAATTTGTACAACAGTTATTCAATTGAACACCATAACTATAGTAATATTAACACTATAGTAACTGCGATAATTATTGTTTTACTTTCCTACCTTATGGTTAGTAAAATCCAGATTAAAAAAAGGTAA
- the gyrB gene encoding DNA topoisomerase (ATP-hydrolyzing) subunit B, translating into MNDFNNASSYDESQIQVLEGLEAVRKRPGMYIGSTSSRGLHHLVYEIVANSVDEALAGRCDTIQVIVHKDNSITVTDNGSGIPVGIHPKMGIPTLEVVHTILHAGGKFGSGAYSVSGGLHGVGASVVNALSESMEVEVKREGHIYKQKYSRGKPVTSVEIVGETEESGTITTFKPDPEIFEDIVFDFDAMITRYREMAFLNRGIKIKLIDERPDEIIEKNLHYEGGIISFVEYLNKTKEPLHDKVIYFEGTRDANIVEVAMQYNDNYNETVFSYANNIATTEGGTHLTGFRTAITKVLNDYARKFNIIKENDKNLSGEDVREGLTAVISVKLPEPQFEGQTKTKLGNSEIRTLVENVVSDKLNIFLEENPSIAKIILDKSLTAARAREAARKARELTRRKSAMDSSTLPGKLADCSEKDPTKTEIFIVEGDSAGGSAKQGRDRRIQAILPLWGKMLNVEKSRLDKVFDNEKLAPVIIALGAGIGDDFDTSKLRYDKIIIMADADVDGSHIRMLLLTFFFRYMRPLVEQGHVYIAMPPLFKVYKGKEEFYAYDDRQVTKIYEERGWRKDDPNVNIQRFKGLGEMNPDQLWETTMDPETRTIIKVDVQDAITADEVFSMFMGEKVEPRKEYIHMHAKDVTYLDI; encoded by the coding sequence ATGAATGATTTTAACAATGCTTCATCTTATGATGAGAGTCAGATTCAGGTGCTGGAAGGCTTGGAGGCTGTACGTAAGAGACCTGGAATGTATATAGGAAGTACCTCAAGCAGAGGATTGCATCATTTAGTTTATGAAATAGTTGCGAATAGTGTTGATGAAGCACTTGCCGGAAGATGTGATACAATTCAAGTAATTGTTCACAAGGATAATTCTATTACTGTAACTGACAATGGAAGTGGTATTCCTGTTGGTATACATCCTAAAATGGGTATTCCAACTCTTGAAGTAGTACATACAATACTTCATGCCGGGGGAAAGTTCGGAAGTGGTGCATATAGTGTTTCAGGCGGACTTCATGGTGTTGGAGCCTCTGTTGTTAATGCATTATCTGAAAGTATGGAGGTTGAAGTAAAAAGGGAAGGGCATATTTACAAACAGAAATATTCTCGAGGAAAACCTGTTACTTCTGTTGAAATAGTGGGCGAAACTGAAGAAAGCGGAACAATTACTACCTTTAAGCCGGACCCGGAAATTTTTGAAGATATTGTTTTTGACTTTGATGCAATGATAACCAGATATAGAGAAATGGCATTTTTAAATAGAGGCATAAAGATTAAGCTTATTGACGAGCGTCCTGATGAGATAATTGAAAAAAATCTGCATTACGAAGGTGGAATTATCTCTTTTGTTGAGTATCTTAATAAAACAAAAGAACCTTTACATGATAAAGTAATTTATTTTGAAGGCACCAGAGATGCAAATATAGTTGAAGTTGCAATGCAATATAATGACAATTACAATGAGACCGTTTTTAGTTATGCTAATAACATTGCAACAACAGAAGGCGGAACACATTTAACCGGATTTAGAACTGCTATTACTAAGGTTTTAAATGATTATGCCAGAAAATTCAATATTATTAAAGAAAACGACAAGAACTTATCAGGAGAAGACGTACGAGAAGGTCTTACAGCGGTAATAAGTGTAAAACTTCCCGAGCCCCAGTTTGAAGGACAAACAAAAACAAAGCTTGGTAATAGTGAAATAAGGACACTTGTTGAAAACGTTGTAAGTGATAAATTGAACATATTTTTAGAAGAAAATCCTTCAATTGCAAAAATTATTCTTGATAAAAGCCTTACTGCGGCCAGAGCAAGAGAAGCAGCCAGAAAAGCGAGGGAATTAACCAGGAGAAAGAGTGCTATGGATTCCAGTACCCTTCCAGGTAAACTAGCTGACTGTTCCGAAAAGGACCCAACAAAGACAGAAATATTTATTGTTGAGGGTGATTCTGCAGGTGGTTCTGCAAAACAGGGAAGAGATAGAAGAATACAGGCTATACTTCCTCTGTGGGGTAAAATGCTTAATGTTGAAAAGTCAAGACTGGATAAGGTGTTTGATAATGAAAAATTGGCTCCTGTTATTATTGCTCTTGGAGCAGGTATAGGAGATGACTTTGATACATCAAAATTAAGGTATGACAAGATTATAATTATGGCTGATGCAGATGTTGATGGTTCTCATATCAGAATGTTACTTTTAACATTTTTCTTCAGATATATGAGACCGCTAGTTGAACAGGGTCATGTCTACATTGCAATGCCTCCTTTGTTCAAGGTTTATAAGGGAAAAGAAGAATTTTATGCGTATGATGACAGACAGGTAACTAAGATTTACGAAGAGCGTGGATGGAGAAAAGATGACCCCAATGTTAACATACAAAGATTCAAAGGTCTTGGAGAAATGAATCCTGATCAATTGTGGGAGACTACAATGGATCCTGAAACACGTACCATTATAAAGGTTGATGTTCAGGATGCAATTACAGCTGATGAAGTGTTCAGTATGTTTATGGGAGAGAAGGTTGAACCGAGAAAAGAATATATCCATATGCATGCAAAGGATGTAACATATTTAGATATTTAA
- a CDS encoding extracellular matrix/biofilm biosynthesis regulator RemA family protein, with product MFLHIGGDVVIPIKNVIAIMDIDTTTISKDTREFLKVAEEEGFVISISEDLPKSFIITETDKKSKIYLSPISSVTLQKRSKYITEISNI from the coding sequence ATGTTTTTGCATATAGGCGGAGATGTTGTTATTCCTATAAAAAATGTAATAGCTATTATGGATATAGACACGACTACTATTTCTAAAGATACAAGAGAATTTCTTAAAGTTGCGGAAGAAGAAGGTTTTGTAATAAGTATATCGGAGGATTTACCAAAATCATTTATTATTACTGAGACTGATAAAAAAAGTAAGATATATTTATCTCCGATATCATCAGTAACATTGCAAAAGAGATCAAAATATATAACTGAAATATCAAATATTTAA
- a CDS encoding DUF4446 family protein: MSDFLTNILNMQFEILVLFGICFILIIINCFMLIANIKKTNKLKIKYRKFMNGLSDRNIEELLETCLNNTNSVSTKNREIELQINNIERRLLQCIQKVGIVRFNAFDNVGSDLSFAIALLDNNDSGVVISGIYSRESSSTYSKPVVSGKSKYTLSAEEIQAIDIAKKTNIERSYVD; the protein is encoded by the coding sequence ATGAGTGACTTTTTAACAAATATATTGAATATGCAGTTTGAGATATTAGTGCTTTTTGGAATTTGTTTTATTTTAATAATAATTAATTGTTTTATGCTCATAGCAAATATAAAGAAGACCAATAAGCTTAAAATTAAATACAGAAAGTTTATGAATGGGTTAAGTGACAGAAATATTGAAGAACTTTTGGAGACATGTTTGAATAATACAAATTCTGTAAGTACAAAAAACAGAGAAATTGAGCTGCAGATTAATAATATAGAAAGAAGACTGCTTCAATGTATACAAAAGGTCGGAATAGTTAGATTTAATGCGTTTGATAACGTTGGCAGTGATTTAAGTTTTGCTATTGCTCTTTTAGATAATAACGATTCAGGTGTAGTTATAAGCGGAATATATTCAAGAGAAAGTTCTTCAACTTATTCCAAACCGGTTGTATCCGGAAAATCAAAATATACTTTATCGGCAGAAGAGATACAAGCTATTGATATAGCAAAGAAAACAAACATCGAAAGAAGTTATGTAGATTAA
- a CDS encoding RNA-binding S4 domain-containing protein, producing MEDVGINTEFIKLDQFLKWVGACDNGAMAKGFIIDGFVKVNGNVEFQRGKKLRNGDIVEFDQKQYKIIQNS from the coding sequence ATGGAAGACGTAGGAATAAATACTGAGTTTATTAAGCTTGATCAATTTTTAAAATGGGTTGGTGCTTGCGATAACGGTGCCATGGCTAAGGGCTTTATAATCGACGGCTTTGTCAAGGTTAATGGTAATGTTGAATTTCAACGTGGAAAAAAGCTCAGAAATGGTGATATTGTAGAATTCGATCAAAAACAATACAAAATAATTCAAAATAGCTAA
- a CDS encoding HAD-IA family hydrolase, translating to MNNFKYIFFDLDGTLIDTVPLILDSFNYTFIHHFGETRPEEETISYIGMPLINHLRDLYPGHEEELAKTYRDYNDRRHDSCIGVFIGIFETIKILYDKGIVMGVVTSKRRELALRGLKLFNLNQFFKFVNGSEDSKKHKPDGDPLIVAMSKAGVTNKDEVLYVGDSPLDILCAKNAGVRSAAVAWTYSQRTDLEKVEPDLFIECPADLLKYV from the coding sequence ATGAATAATTTTAAGTATATTTTTTTTGATCTTGACGGAACACTTATTGATACTGTCCCTTTAATTCTGGATTCCTTTAATTACACGTTTATTCATCATTTTGGCGAAACACGTCCGGAGGAAGAAACTATAAGTTATATAGGGATGCCATTAATTAATCACTTGAGAGATTTATATCCGGGGCATGAGGAGGAGCTTGCAAAAACCTATCGGGATTATAACGATAGAAGACATGACAGCTGTATTGGAGTTTTTATTGGGATTTTTGAGACAATAAAAATCCTTTATGATAAAGGGATAGTTATGGGAGTTGTAACTTCAAAAAGACGGGAATTGGCTCTCAGAGGATTAAAACTATTTAATCTTAATCAATTTTTTAAATTTGTTAACGGATCGGAGGATTCAAAAAAACACAAACCCGATGGCGATCCATTGATTGTTGCAATGAGTAAAGCCGGCGTTACAAACAAGGATGAAGTTTTATACGTAGGAGACAGTCCGTTAGATATACTGTGTGCAAAAAATGCAGGAGTCAGAAGCGCTGCCGTGGCATGGACCTACAGTCAAAGAACGGATCTTGAAAAGGTTGAGCCGGATTTATTTATAGAATGTCCGGCCGATCTATTAAAATATGTATAA
- the recF gene encoding DNA replication/repair protein RecF, with the protein MIVKSLVLENYRNHTNTRLVFSDRFNIIYGDNGQGKTNILEAIYLCASGRSHRTSKDSELIKFGCDKFSINAHIFNAGSLEKDIEIEYYENQKKQIKINEIPIKKIGALMGNLYAVLFSPEDLFIVKQGPTERRRFVDITLSQIKPSYFYNLQQLTKILKQRNTLLKNINSNPKLMDTVDIWNIRLAEVAASIITARRTFSKLLSSLAESQHNFLTDKSEKISFDYKCSFQITENDDKKQIQNLYIKNLEKSISRDIILGYTTVGPHRDDYDIMVNDKSLKLYGSQGQQRSAVLSLKIAEIELVKKETNQYPVLLLDDVMSELDNNRQKYLMESIKEVQTFVTCTSTEHFENLLSGESNFLKIVGGNIQSSL; encoded by the coding sequence TTGATTGTCAAAAGCTTGGTTTTAGAGAATTATAGAAACCATACAAATACAAGACTTGTATTTTCTGATCGTTTTAATATTATTTATGGTGATAATGGCCAAGGGAAAACAAATATCCTTGAAGCCATTTATTTATGTGCTTCCGGGCGTTCACACAGAACATCGAAAGATTCCGAATTAATAAAATTCGGATGTGATAAATTCAGTATTAATGCTCATATTTTCAATGCCGGAAGTTTAGAAAAAGATATTGAAATTGAATATTATGAAAACCAAAAAAAACAAATAAAAATAAACGAAATTCCAATTAAAAAAATCGGTGCACTTATGGGAAATCTTTATGCTGTATTGTTTTCCCCAGAAGATTTATTTATAGTAAAACAGGGACCTACTGAAAGAAGAAGGTTTGTTGATATCACACTCAGTCAAATCAAACCTTCATATTTTTATAATTTGCAACAACTGACAAAGATTCTAAAACAACGAAATACACTTCTTAAGAATATCAACAGTAACCCTAAATTAATGGATACTGTTGATATCTGGAACATCAGGCTTGCCGAGGTTGCAGCATCAATTATTACTGCGAGAAGGACTTTTTCAAAATTACTTTCGAGTTTGGCAGAAAGTCAACATAATTTTCTTACTGATAAAAGTGAAAAAATTTCATTTGATTATAAATGCAGCTTTCAGATTACTGAAAATGATGATAAAAAACAGATTCAAAATCTATACATAAAAAACCTGGAAAAGAGTATTTCACGAGATATAATACTAGGTTATACCACTGTAGGCCCACATAGAGATGATTACGATATTATGGTTAACGATAAAAGTCTTAAATTATATGGGTCCCAGGGACAGCAAAGATCAGCAGTCCTATCATTGAAAATTGCCGAGATTGAATTGGTAAAGAAAGAAACAAATCAGTATCCAGTTTTACTTTTGGATGATGTTATGTCTGAATTAGATAACAATAGGCAAAAATATCTTATGGAAAGCATAAAGGAAGTACAAACTTTTGTTACATGTACAAGTACAGAGCATTTTGAAAATTTATTGTCCGGCGAAAGTAATTTTTTAAAAATTGTCGGAGGAAATATTCAGAGTAGTTTATAA
- the dnaA gene encoding chromosomal replication initiator protein DnaA: MNVQLNEIWNRTLELLKGEMTEISFNTWILTIEPISIDSNTVTLGVPADFNKGILESRYSYLIKNALRQISHREYNIYFAIPSQAPVKPAAQEYNEDSNMSFLNPKYTFDTFVIGNGNRFAHAASLAVAEAPAKAYNPLFLYGGVGLGKTHLMHAIGHFVLGQNPALKVLYVSSEKFTNELINAIRDDKNEEFRYKYRNIDVLLIDDIQFIGGKERTEEEFFHTFNALYEANKQIIISSDKPPKEIPTLEDRLRSRFEWGLIADIAPPDLETRIAILRKKAQLENLDVPDDVMVFIADKVGSNIRELEGALNRVIAYSTLTENIINVDMAVEALKDMLNNSKAVIINSKTIQEAVSRYFHLKTDELKSKKRSRDVSFPRQIAMHLCREMTDMSLPKIGDEFGGRDHTTVIHACEKINHDLENSAELRRTVEDIKKNITGG; the protein is encoded by the coding sequence ATGAACGTGCAACTTAATGAAATATGGAACCGTACATTGGAATTATTAAAAGGTGAAATGACCGAAATCAGTTTTAATACCTGGATTTTAACAATAGAACCAATATCTATTGATTCTAATACAGTTACTTTAGGAGTACCTGCTGATTTTAATAAAGGTATTCTTGAATCAAGATACTCATATCTAATAAAAAATGCATTAAGGCAAATAAGTCACAGAGAATATAATATTTATTTTGCTATACCTTCACAAGCACCTGTAAAGCCCGCAGCTCAGGAATATAACGAAGACTCTAATATGTCTTTTTTAAATCCTAAATATACATTTGATACATTTGTAATCGGAAATGGAAACAGATTTGCTCATGCAGCATCGTTAGCCGTTGCGGAAGCACCAGCAAAAGCATATAACCCTCTTTTTCTTTATGGAGGAGTTGGTCTTGGAAAAACACATTTAATGCACGCAATAGGTCATTTTGTTTTAGGGCAAAATCCTGCACTAAAAGTTTTATATGTTTCTTCAGAGAAATTTACAAATGAACTGATAAATGCAATCAGAGATGATAAGAATGAAGAATTCAGGTATAAGTACAGAAATATAGATGTTTTACTTATTGACGATATTCAGTTTATAGGTGGAAAAGAAAGAACAGAAGAAGAATTTTTCCATACTTTTAATGCTCTCTATGAAGCCAATAAACAAATAATCATATCCAGTGATAAGCCTCCAAAGGAAATTCCTACTCTCGAAGACAGACTTAGATCCAGATTTGAGTGGGGATTAATAGCTGATATCGCTCCGCCTGATCTGGAAACCAGAATCGCTATACTCAGAAAAAAAGCCCAACTGGAAAATTTGGATGTACCTGATGACGTTATGGTTTTTATTGCGGATAAGGTAGGTTCCAATATACGTGAACTTGAAGGTGCTTTAAATCGAGTTATTGCATACTCAACTCTAACCGAGAATATCATAAATGTTGATATGGCGGTGGAAGCTCTTAAAGATATGCTTAATAACAGTAAAGCAGTCATTATAAATTCTAAAACTATACAAGAAGCGGTCTCCAGATACTTTCACCTTAAAACGGATGAACTTAAATCAAAAAAGAGATCCAGAGACGTTTCTTTTCCTCGTCAAATTGCAATGCACCTCTGTCGTGAAATGACAGATATGTCTCTACCCAAAATTGGAGATGAATTCGGTGGCCGTGATCATACGACTGTTATACACGCATGTGAAAAGATTAATCACGATCTTGAAAATAGTGCGGAATTAAGAAGAACAGTAGAGGATATAAAGAAAAATATAACTGGGGGTTAA
- a CDS encoding ParB/RepB/Spo0J family partition protein produces the protein MIKKGLGKGLGALISNESLGEESGILQLRINELEPNIGQPRKNFDDEKLIQLAESIKQHGIIQPIIVKKEDNTYTIIAGERRWRAAKLAGLADVPVIVKDFSNKQTMEVALIENLQREDLNPIEEAEAFLHLMDEYNLTQEQIAATIGKSRPSIANSLRLLGLTNEVRKFIISGELTSGHARTLVIIQDKELQQKAAEFIIENKLSVRETENYVKKLCKGDNKDRKKTEVNNPELIDVENKLKNILGTRVKLQSKNNKGKITIEYYSNDELERLLDFFYKT, from the coding sequence ATGATAAAAAAAGGTCTGGGCAAGGGACTTGGAGCATTAATCTCGAATGAATCATTAGGTGAAGAATCAGGTATTCTACAACTAAGAATAAATGAATTGGAGCCTAATATTGGACAACCACGTAAAAATTTTGATGACGAAAAATTGATACAGCTTGCTGAATCTATTAAACAACATGGAATCATTCAACCTATTATTGTAAAAAAAGAGGATAACACATATACAATTATTGCAGGTGAAAGAAGATGGAGAGCTGCAAAATTAGCAGGTTTGGCCGATGTACCGGTAATTGTAAAGGATTTTTCTAACAAACAGACTATGGAAGTTGCCCTTATTGAAAATCTTCAAAGAGAGGATTTAAATCCAATTGAAGAAGCCGAAGCTTTTCTTCATTTAATGGATGAGTATAATTTGACTCAGGAGCAAATTGCTGCGACCATTGGAAAGAGCAGGCCGTCTATAGCAAATTCTTTGAGATTGCTGGGATTGACAAACGAGGTCAGAAAATTTATTATTAGCGGTGAGTTAACCAGCGGACATGCAAGAACATTAGTTATTATTCAGGACAAAGAGTTACAGCAAAAAGCTGCTGAATTTATAATCGAAAATAAATTAAGTGTAAGAGAAACCGAAAATTATGTAAAGAAGCTCTGTAAAGGAGATAATAAAGATAGAAAAAAAACAGAAGTAAACAACCCTGAATTGATCGATGTGGAAAACAAACTCAAAAATATTTTGGGTACCAGGGTTAAATTACAATCAAAAAACAATAAAGGTAAAATTACAATTGAATACTATTCTAATGATGAATTGGAAAGGTTATTGGATTTTTTTTATAAGACTTAA